A genomic stretch from Puntigrus tetrazona isolate hp1 chromosome 6, ASM1883169v1, whole genome shotgun sequence includes:
- the palm3 gene encoding paralemmin-3 has translation MEHEAEKYQQRLKAIAEKRRIQEEQERAKREIEDERLRLQQLKRKSLRDQWLMEGPPTSPDSTGPRSPLWGGKAQEIETHINKLQVTSEQLAEEELKLKQLIEDGSSQTGTDAQTRHKGEAVVEPALAAIAETAPNGPIVENGKEEKKEDTVQAENHDVEEAEPVTKTETDTSPPHNGSAFNGNVEGELTHNISEEEEHASANGLISHPAEGLGAGGVTMTFLGFKEVEPGQGVDEDDDGGAIIRAERVIITEEGEEIPEENDKTTQEPTTDATNEDHSGNTDENGGEEKTENHPEASADPEQAQEIEDLPAEEILTDEALEVKTQELEQGEKDLLESTETQPQNLTVDGAIETQVPVYSTTQPSPAIAPKVEANTTESQTPKDEEVMPTSRISLSQFQEVPLDGVGETGESNVKAEMGKQRAEQEPLLVSKAAAQLDTSAANRAEDAGAPKRKTCQCCSIM, from the exons ATGGAACATGAAGCAGAGAAGTACCAGCAGCGACTGAAAGCTATAGCG GAGAAACGGCGGATACAGGAGGAACAGGAGCGAGCCAAGAGAGAAATTGAGGATGAGAGACTGAGACTTCAGCAGCTCAAG AGGAAGTCCCTCAGAGACCAGTGGCTGATGGAAGGACCTCCTACATCTCCTGACAGTACAGGACCTCGATCACCCCTCTGGGGCGGCAAGGCTCAGGAGATAGAGACGCACATTAACAA ATTACAGGTGACGTCTGAGCAGTTGGCAGAGGAAGAACTGAAACTGAAGCAACTCATTGAAGACGGTTCCAGCCAAACTGGCACAGACGCCCAGACACGCCATAAG GGAGAGGCCGTGGTGGAGCCAGCGTTAGCAG CAATTGCTGAGACGGCCCCTAATGGACCTATCGTGGAGAAtggaaaagaggaaaagaaag AAGATACTGTGCAGGCTGAAAATCATGACGTGGAGGAAGCAGAACCTGTtactaaaacagaaacagacacCTCACCGCCTCATAATGGAAGTGCTTTTAACGGAAATGTGGAAGGAGAATTGACACACAATATTTCAGAAGAGGAAGAACATGCTTCTGCTAATGGCCTTATCAGCCACCCTGCTGAAGGACTAGGTGCTGGTGGTGTAACTATGACTTTCCTTGGCTTCAAGGAGGTGGAGCCTGGACAGGGAGTAGATGAGGATGATGACGGCGGAGCAATTATCCGAGCAGAAAGAGTCATCATCACAGAGGAAGGAGAGGAAATCCCAGAGGAGAATGACAAAACTACTCAAGAACCTACTACGGATGCCACAAATGAAGACCATTCTGGAAACACAGATGAAAATGGTGGTGAGGAGAAGACAGAGAACCATCCGGAAGCTTCTGCTGACCCAGAGCAGGCACAAGAGATTGAAGATCTTCCTGCTGAGGAGATCCTTACAGATGAAGCTTTGGAAGTCAAGACACAAGAGCTTGAGCAAGGGGAGAAAGATCTTCTCGAATCGACTGAAACGCAACCCCAGAATTTGACAGTTGACGGCGCTATCGAGACCCAGGTTCCAGTGTATTCCACAACACAACCGTCTCCAGCAATCGCACCAAAAGTCGAAGCAAACACAACAGAATCACAAACCCCAAAAGACGAGGAGGTCATGCCCACCTCGCGCATCTCGCTCAGCCAATTTCAGGAGGTTCCACTGGATGGCGTCGGAGAAACAGGAGAGTCTAATGTCAAGGCGGAAATGGGGAAGCAGCGAGCCGAACAAGAGCCGCTGCTCGTCTCCAAAGCAGCGGCTCAGCTGGATACCAGTGCCGCAAATCGAGCAGAGGACGCAGGTGCACCTAAACGAAAAACCTGCCAGTGCTGTTCGATCATGTGA